The following are from one region of the Ignavibacteriales bacterium genome:
- the pgl gene encoding 6-phosphogluconolactonase, giving the protein MKKQKIKIFPSIEKLAINSAEFLKSKIEKIPDGNFFTMALSGGSTPKQIFKYISENYSGKINWNKIKLFWVDERCVPPDHIDSNYKMIYDSFLVKVPIPEKNIFRIHGEANPNEEAKRYAEIIKDNVQRENNVPSFDLVLLGLGEDGHTASIFPNQLGLFHSTDLCIVSKHPQTNQNRITLTGKIINNAKLIVFLVTGDNKARIASEIIEGQNSTKIFPAKLVIPSNGELIWMLDKTAAQLLNLDNDKIIREE; this is encoded by the coding sequence ATGAAAAAGCAAAAAATTAAAATATTCCCGAGTATTGAAAAATTAGCTATTAATTCTGCAGAGTTTTTGAAGAGCAAAATTGAAAAAATTCCTGATGGTAATTTCTTTACAATGGCTCTTTCCGGAGGTTCTACACCCAAACAAATTTTTAAATACATTTCTGAAAACTATTCCGGTAAAATCAATTGGAATAAAATAAAATTATTCTGGGTTGATGAGCGCTGCGTTCCACCGGATCACATCGATAGCAATTACAAAATGATTTATGATTCATTTCTAGTAAAAGTACCAATACCTGAAAAAAATATTTTTAGAATTCACGGAGAAGCAAACCCAAACGAAGAAGCAAAGCGGTATGCTGAGATAATAAAAGATAATGTTCAAAGAGAAAATAATGTTCCATCTTTTGATTTAGTATTACTTGGGCTTGGGGAGGATGGACATACTGCTTCAATTTTTCCAAATCAACTCGGGTTGTTTCATTCAACTGATTTGTGCATCGTTTCTAAACATCCACAAACAAACCAAAATAGGATCACACTTACCGGAAAAATAATCAACAATGCTAAGCTTATTGTTTTTTTAGTAACCGGAGATAATAAAGCCAGGATCGCTTCTGAAATTATTGAGGGACAGAATAGCACGAAAATATTTCCCGCGAAACTGGTTATTCCTTCCAATGGAGAATTAATTTGGATGCTTGATAAAACGGCAGCGCAATTATTAAATTTAGATAATGATAAAATTATAAGAGAAGAATAA
- the gnd gene encoding decarboxylating 6-phosphogluconate dehydrogenase codes for MKIGFIGLGKMGFNMVQRLLNDGHEVVVWNRTIESVKDAEEKGAIAAASLEDLVNKLPPGRKIVWLMVPSGKPVDENIDIIKNYLNRNDIIIDGGNSYWKDTQLRAEKLASIGIHYLDCGTSGGVWGLQNGYCLMYGGVKEAADYVEPIFKSLAPQNGYVYCGQSGTGHLVKMVHNGIEYGMMQAYAEGFEILQKSPFNLDLTKIANVWQYGSVVRSWLLELAVNAFKDDPKLERLKDYVQDSGEGRWAVQTAIDFDVPAHVITASLYTRFQSRQEDSFAMKVLAALRNQFGGHAVKSKN; via the coding sequence ATGAAAATAGGATTTATCGGCTTGGGTAAAATGGGCTTTAATATGGTTCAAAGATTGTTGAACGACGGACATGAGGTTGTTGTATGGAACAGAACGATTGAATCTGTAAAGGATGCTGAAGAGAAAGGAGCCATTGCAGCAGCATCATTGGAGGATTTAGTAAACAAACTTCCTCCTGGTAGGAAAATAGTTTGGCTTATGGTACCATCCGGAAAACCTGTGGACGAAAATATTGATATTATAAAAAACTATTTAAATAGGAATGATATAATTATCGATGGGGGAAATTCATATTGGAAAGACACACAATTACGTGCTGAAAAATTAGCTTCAATAGGAATCCATTATTTGGATTGTGGTACAAGTGGTGGTGTGTGGGGGCTACAAAACGGTTACTGTTTGATGTATGGTGGTGTAAAAGAAGCTGCAGATTATGTTGAACCTATTTTCAAATCACTTGCACCGCAAAACGGTTATGTTTATTGTGGGCAATCCGGTACTGGGCATCTTGTAAAGATGGTGCACAATGGAATTGAATATGGAATGATGCAAGCTTATGCCGAAGGTTTTGAAATACTTCAAAAGTCTCCGTTTAACCTTGACTTAACAAAGATTGCAAATGTATGGCAATATGGAAGTGTGGTTAGAAGCTGGCTTTTGGAATTAGCAGTTAATGCATTTAAAGATGATCCAAAATTGGAAAGACTAAAAGATTATGTACAGGACAGTGGCGAAGGAAGATGGGCTGTTCAAACAGCAATTGATTTTGATGTTCCGGCTCATGTTATTACAGCTTCTCTCTATACAAGATTTCAATCCAGGCAGGAAGATTCTTTTGCAATGAAAGTTTTAGCTGCGCTCAGAAATCAGTTCGGCGGACACGCAGTTAAATCTAAAAATTGA
- the zwf gene encoding glucose-6-phosphate dehydrogenase, translated as MNNIDEHIYVIFGASGDLTKRKLVPAIYSLFVENLLPKKFALLGVSRSEFTDEEFRNKMKLAINEFKEIDDLSKIDEFISKFYYTSLNFNEPETYQNLKKKILEIRKTYQINGNTIFYLSTPPSLYGIIPKNLSAVELNNQADGWKRLIIEKPFGYDLQSAIKLKDELLKDWNEKQIFRIDHYLGKETVQNLLVTRFSNGIFEPLWNRNFVHHIEITSAESIGVEKRGGYYDSSGALRDMVQNHLLQIVGLTAMEPPSSLDSSAIRNEILKVFQSFKPIKRDEVKNIALRGQYLAASIKGKSELGYREEKGVNPQSVTETYAALKFYIDNWRWGGVPFYIRTGKRLPTRVTEVVIHFKPTPHFLFSQNDNCHSCNQLVIRIQPDEGILLKFGMKTPGTGFEVQNVNMDFHYSDLTNLRIPSAYERLIHDTIKGDSTLFARTEEVLEAWKFLTPILECWENDNDVPLYGYPAGTWGPEHADDLIEEKEMTWRYPCKNLADDGIYCEL; from the coding sequence GTGAATAATATTGATGAGCATATTTATGTAATCTTTGGGGCTTCAGGTGATCTTACAAAAAGAAAATTAGTTCCGGCTATTTATTCTCTATTCGTTGAAAATTTGTTGCCAAAAAAATTTGCTTTGCTTGGAGTTTCCAGATCGGAATTCACCGATGAGGAATTTAGAAATAAAATGAAGCTCGCGATTAATGAATTCAAAGAAATTGATGATCTTTCAAAGATTGATGAATTCATAAGTAAATTTTATTATACTTCACTCAATTTCAATGAACCAGAAACATATCAAAATCTTAAAAAAAAAATATTAGAAATAAGAAAAACCTACCAAATAAATGGCAACACAATATTTTATTTATCAACTCCACCAAGTTTGTATGGTATCATTCCCAAGAATCTTAGTGCAGTTGAATTAAATAATCAAGCTGATGGCTGGAAGAGATTGATTATCGAGAAACCTTTCGGCTATGATTTACAATCAGCAATAAAACTTAAAGACGAATTGCTGAAAGATTGGAATGAGAAACAAATATTCAGAATTGATCATTATCTTGGCAAAGAAACGGTCCAAAATCTTTTAGTAACAAGATTTTCAAATGGAATTTTTGAACCTCTTTGGAATAGAAATTTTGTTCATCATATAGAAATAACATCTGCAGAAAGTATTGGCGTTGAAAAACGCGGTGGTTATTATGATTCTTCCGGAGCATTAAGAGATATGGTGCAAAACCATCTTTTACAAATTGTTGGTTTAACGGCTATGGAACCTCCATCATCATTGGATTCATCAGCAATACGAAATGAAATTTTAAAAGTTTTTCAATCTTTCAAACCAATCAAACGAGATGAAGTTAAAAATATTGCTTTGCGCGGACAGTATCTTGCTGCGTCAATTAAGGGAAAATCCGAGCTCGGTTATAGAGAAGAGAAAGGTGTAAATCCGCAATCAGTTACAGAAACTTATGCTGCACTTAAATTTTATATTGATAACTGGCGGTGGGGAGGTGTTCCGTTTTACATCCGTACAGGAAAAAGATTACCAACTCGTGTTACTGAAGTTGTAATTCATTTTAAACCAACACCACATTTTCTTTTTTCGCAAAATGATAATTGCCACTCATGTAATCAATTGGTGATTAGGATACAACCTGATGAGGGAATTTTGTTAAAATTTGGAATGAAGACTCCCGGTACTGGTTTCGAAGTGCAGAATGTTAATATGGATTTTCATTACTCCGATCTTACTAATTTAAGAATTCCATCAGCGTATGAAAGGCTCATCCACGATACAATCAAAGGTGATTCTACTCTGTTTGCACGAACAGAAGAAGTATTGGAAGCATGGAAATTTTTAACTCCGATTCTGGAATGTTGGGAAAATGATAACGATGTTCCGCTTTATGGTTATCCAGCAGGTACTTGGGGACCTGAACATGCGGACGATCTTATTGAAGAAAAAGAAATGACATGGCGTTATCCTTGTAAAAATTTAGCTGATGATGGCATTTATTGTGAGCTTTAA
- the acs gene encoding acetate--CoA ligase: MDPNQLTGEVFYPSEEVIKYSHSKNWDEVQRLAENNLESFWEKEAEELHWFEKWNKVLDDTNKPFYKWFTGAKTNIVYNCLDRHTKTFRRNKLALIWEGEDGQFRSFSYFALRREVCKFANVLKGLGVEKGDRVTLYMGRIPELMIGMLACARIGAIHSVVYGGFSVEALHERLEDSQSKVLIVADGSYQRGKVVQLKAIADEALQRAATVESVLVVRRTCEPINMQAGRDFWYHDLMSLPIGGNSCNIEIVDSEDPLFILYTSGTTGKPKAILHTHGGYMVGVYATLKYVFDIHEEDRYWCAADPGWITGHSYIVYGPLLNGTTSFMYEGAPTHPFPHRWWQMIEKYGINILYTAPTAIRGLMRFGEAWPNRYNLSSIRLLGSVGEPINPEAWKWYHRVIGKSKCPIMDTWWQTETGMFMITPTPSVPLKPGSGTKPFPGVIMDVVDETGKPVKANEEGFLIIKTPWPAMLRTVYNDPDRYINQYWSKFPGVYMTGDSARRDEDGYFWIIGRVDDVIKVSGYRLGTAEIESALGSHPAVAEAAAIGLPHDVKGNAIYTFIILKTGFVKSDKLAEELRQHVGHEVGPIAKPEHVEFVDSLPKTRSGKIMRRVLKAKVLGVDPGNISTMED, translated from the coding sequence ATGGATCCAAATCAACTTACAGGCGAAGTCTTTTATCCATCGGAAGAAGTTATAAAATATTCTCATTCAAAAAATTGGGACGAAGTACAAAGACTGGCAGAAAATAATTTGGAATCGTTCTGGGAAAAAGAAGCCGAAGAACTTCATTGGTTTGAAAAATGGAATAAAGTTTTGGATGATACTAACAAACCATTTTATAAATGGTTTACAGGTGCTAAAACAAATATAGTTTATAACTGCCTTGATCGACACACAAAAACTTTTCGTAGAAATAAACTTGCGTTAATTTGGGAAGGAGAAGATGGTCAGTTCCGCTCATTCTCTTATTTTGCTTTGCGAAGGGAAGTTTGCAAATTTGCAAATGTGCTTAAAGGTTTGGGTGTGGAAAAAGGTGATAGAGTTACACTTTATATGGGCAGAATTCCTGAGTTAATGATTGGAATGCTTGCATGTGCGCGTATTGGTGCAATTCATTCGGTTGTATACGGAGGATTTTCTGTTGAAGCTCTTCACGAAAGATTAGAAGATAGCCAATCAAAAGTTTTAATTGTTGCTGATGGCTCTTATCAGCGTGGAAAAGTTGTTCAGCTTAAAGCTATTGCAGATGAGGCTCTTCAGCGTGCAGCTACTGTGGAAAGTGTTTTAGTTGTTAGAAGAACATGCGAGCCGATCAATATGCAAGCGGGTAGGGATTTCTGGTATCACGATTTGATGAGTTTACCTATTGGAGGAAATAGTTGCAATATAGAAATTGTTGATTCAGAAGATCCTCTTTTTATTCTTTACACTTCCGGAACAACTGGAAAGCCAAAAGCAATTCTTCATACCCACGGTGGATATATGGTTGGTGTGTATGCTACACTCAAATATGTTTTTGATATTCATGAGGAAGACAGGTACTGGTGCGCAGCAGACCCCGGCTGGATCACTGGACACAGTTACATTGTTTATGGTCCTCTCTTAAATGGAACAACTTCCTTTATGTATGAAGGAGCTCCGACACATCCATTTCCACATCGTTGGTGGCAGATGATTGAGAAGTATGGAATTAATATTCTTTATACAGCTCCCACTGCAATTCGTGGTTTAATGCGGTTTGGTGAAGCATGGCCCAACCGGTATAATTTATCCTCAATTAGGCTGCTTGGCTCTGTTGGTGAACCGATAAATCCTGAAGCTTGGAAATGGTATCACAGGGTTATTGGAAAAAGTAAATGCCCGATTATGGACACATGGTGGCAAACTGAAACTGGAATGTTTATGATTACGCCAACTCCTTCCGTTCCATTAAAACCCGGCTCAGGAACAAAACCTTTTCCAGGAGTTATTATGGATGTAGTTGATGAAACTGGCAAACCAGTTAAAGCAAATGAAGAAGGATTTTTAATAATCAAAACTCCCTGGCCTGCAATGTTAAGAACTGTTTATAACGATCCGGATAGATATATAAATCAGTATTGGAGCAAATTCCCAGGAGTATATATGACTGGCGATTCTGCACGCAGGGATGAAGATGGTTACTTCTGGATTATTGGTAGAGTTGATGATGTTATTAAAGTATCTGGATACAGATTAGGCACAGCAGAAATAGAAAGCGCATTAGGTAGCCATCCAGCTGTAGCAGAAGCTGCAGCAATTGGATTACCTCACGATGTAAAAGGTAATGCAATCTATACTTTTATAATTCTAAAAACTGGATTTGTAAAAAGCGATAAGCTTGCGGAGGAATTGCGCCAGCATGTTGGGCACGAAGTTGGTCCGATTGCAAAACCAGAGCACGTAGAATTTGTTGATTCGCTTCCTAAGACAAGAAGCGGAAAAATAATGCGCCGTGTATTAAAAGCAAAAGTGTTGGGAGTGGATCCTGGTAACATTTCTACAATGGAGGATTAA
- a CDS encoding N-6 DNA methylase: MIKKYLTNLFKTHQTGDAREESYYPALKSFLEEFSETKRKHKIDITVLPKQTEAGNPDFRIWDGKQKIVGYIEAKDLGKNLDVVEESEQLERYLTTFPNVILTNFTEFRLYRDGEMIEKVSVARPFVIKKLSTIPPSENEDKFFVLLERFLDFSLPKKFTAKTLAVELAKRTKFLKDEIVTEELRKGTTSIHGFYEAFQKFLIAGIDEDEFADLYSQTITYGLFAARLRAGDDFTRTLAFSYIPKSIGILRDIFRFISMEDIPKQMELIIDDIAEVLSCANPKIILDEYYQKGKGSDPVLHFYETFLSEYDPSTREKRGVYYTPEPVVSFIVRSLHEILKDKFGLSDGLASKNVTLLDPAGGTLGFMYQAIEIAVKEIKEKIGDGAVRSFIKERVLPNFYAFELMMAPYAIGHMKISFLLYELGYTMDDEDRVKYYLTNTLDMEELDESKFPGMSSLSHESHEAGKVKKDVPILVVLGNPPYSGHSSNTGKWISDAIKEYYQVDGKPLGEKNPKWLQDDYVKFIRFAQWKIDQAGEGVLGFITNHSYLDNPTFRGMRQSLMNSFDEIYILDLHGNSLKKEKSPDGSKDENVFDIQQGVAIAFFIKYKKENRINKVFHSEIFGLRENKYKWLLKNNINTVKWKKAVPYPEFYLFQPTDNKLLNHYSSFSKITEIFPVNSVGIVTARDNFVIDFDKKKLERRIEEFRNPKIDDDIIKQTYDLNENQSWKIKVQREKLQKDLDWKDSITKILYRPFDVRWILYHDEMVERSRREVMENMDENIGLIARRQMLPNKPMNYFFVSDKIIADGVIRSDNKGGESLFPLYIYIKSTSKKKAKFTQLLIFEPEEEYVTTLPNISKDVISLLCSSFGRPFYDPLYRVRQEEEGISDFKKVEGFGSKNIFYYIYAVLYSNTYRTKYAGFLKIDFPRIPFTKDYKLFIKLGKLGKELADLHLLHSNMLDKTISSCPINGNNKVEKLKYEPARSAGGDGKVWINKEQYFTGVKPEVWEYQIGGYQVCEKWLKDRKERTLNLDEIQTYCKIVTALSKTIELQNEIDQYYKDVENTI, encoded by the coding sequence ATGATAAAAAAATACTTAACAAATTTATTTAAGACCCATCAAACAGGCGACGCACGTGAAGAATCCTACTATCCTGCACTCAAATCTTTTTTAGAAGAATTCTCAGAAACAAAACGAAAACATAAAATCGACATTACTGTTTTACCAAAACAGACTGAAGCTGGAAATCCAGATTTTAGAATTTGGGATGGTAAGCAAAAAATAGTTGGTTACATTGAAGCTAAGGATTTAGGTAAAAATCTTGATGTTGTTGAGGAATCAGAACAGCTTGAAAGATATTTAACCACTTTCCCAAACGTTATACTAACTAACTTTACAGAGTTTCGGCTTTATCGTGACGGCGAAATGATAGAGAAGGTTTCTGTTGCAAGACCATTCGTTATAAAAAAATTATCTACTATTCCACCTTCGGAGAATGAAGATAAATTTTTTGTATTGCTTGAAAGATTCCTTGATTTTTCTTTACCAAAAAAATTTACTGCCAAAACCCTTGCCGTTGAATTAGCAAAAAGAACTAAGTTCCTTAAAGATGAAATTGTTACAGAGGAACTAAGAAAAGGAACAACATCTATTCACGGATTTTATGAAGCTTTTCAAAAATTTCTTATTGCGGGAATTGATGAAGATGAATTTGCCGACCTCTACTCTCAAACAATTACTTATGGTTTATTTGCAGCAAGACTGAGAGCCGGCGATGATTTTACCAGAACTTTAGCATTCTCTTACATCCCAAAATCTATTGGAATATTAAGAGATATTTTCAGATTCATCTCGATGGAAGATATTCCAAAACAGATGGAATTAATTATTGATGATATTGCAGAAGTTCTTTCCTGCGCCAATCCTAAAATTATCCTTGATGAATATTACCAGAAAGGAAAAGGAAGCGATCCTGTTTTACACTTCTACGAAACTTTTCTGTCTGAATATGATCCTTCAACAAGAGAAAAAAGAGGAGTTTATTACACACCTGAACCAGTAGTTTCATTTATTGTTCGTTCACTTCATGAAATACTTAAAGATAAATTTGGTTTGAGTGATGGATTAGCTTCTAAGAATGTAACGCTTCTCGATCCTGCAGGTGGAACTTTAGGTTTTATGTACCAGGCTATTGAAATAGCAGTTAAAGAAATTAAAGAAAAAATTGGTGATGGAGCTGTTAGAAGTTTTATCAAAGAACGTGTCTTACCAAACTTTTATGCATTTGAATTGATGATGGCTCCTTATGCAATTGGACACATGAAGATTTCCTTTCTGCTATATGAACTTGGTTACACGATGGATGATGAAGATCGTGTAAAGTATTATCTAACCAATACGCTTGATATGGAGGAGCTTGATGAATCAAAGTTCCCTGGAATGTCTTCTTTATCCCACGAAAGCCACGAAGCAGGAAAAGTAAAAAAGGATGTTCCAATTTTAGTTGTACTTGGTAATCCGCCATATTCAGGTCATTCATCAAATACAGGCAAATGGATCTCGGATGCGATAAAAGAATATTATCAAGTTGATGGCAAACCGCTTGGAGAAAAGAATCCTAAATGGCTTCAGGATGATTATGTTAAATTCATTCGATTTGCGCAATGGAAAATTGACCAGGCTGGTGAAGGTGTTCTGGGTTTTATTACTAACCATAGTTATTTGGATAACCCTACTTTCAGAGGAATGAGACAGAGCTTAATGAACAGCTTTGATGAAATTTACATTCTTGATCTTCATGGTAACAGTTTAAAAAAAGAAAAATCTCCTGATGGAAGCAAAGATGAAAATGTTTTTGATATTCAACAGGGAGTTGCAATTGCTTTCTTTATTAAATACAAAAAAGAAAATAGGATCAATAAAGTATTTCATTCAGAGATTTTTGGTTTAAGGGAAAATAAATATAAATGGCTTTTGAAAAACAATATTAACACAGTTAAATGGAAGAAAGCCGTCCCTTATCCTGAATTTTATCTTTTCCAACCAACAGATAATAAGTTGCTTAATCATTACAGTTCGTTCTCAAAGATAACAGAAATATTCCCGGTTAACAGTGTTGGTATAGTTACGGCGAGAGATAATTTTGTAATTGATTTTGATAAAAAGAAATTAGAGAGAAGAATTGAAGAGTTTCGCAATCCTAAAATTGATGATGATATAATCAAGCAGACTTATGATTTAAACGAAAATCAAAGCTGGAAAATAAAAGTTCAAAGAGAAAAACTTCAAAAGGATTTGGATTGGAAAGATTCCATAACTAAAATTCTTTACCGTCCTTTTGATGTACGATGGATTTTATATCATGATGAAATGGTTGAAAGGTCAAGAAGAGAGGTTATGGAAAATATGGACGAAAACATTGGTTTAATTGCAAGACGTCAGATGCTGCCAAATAAACCGATGAATTATTTTTTTGTTAGCGATAAGATAATTGCCGATGGCGTTATCCGTTCTGATAATAAAGGGGGAGAATCTCTCTTCCCTCTTTACATTTATATAAAATCAACATCAAAGAAAAAAGCCAAATTCACCCAGCTTTTAATATTTGAACCTGAGGAAGAATATGTTACAACACTGCCAAACATTTCTAAAGATGTTATTTCTTTATTATGTAGTTCTTTTGGAAGACCATTTTATGATCCTTTATACCGTGTAAGACAGGAAGAAGAAGGAATTTCAGATTTCAAAAAGGTTGAAGGATTCGGTTCTAAGAATATATTCTATTACATCTATGCTGTTCTTTACAGCAACACTTACCGCACAAAATATGCTGGGTTTTTAAAAATAGATTTTCCCCGCATTCCATTTACTAAGGATTACAAACTATTTATTAAGCTTGGTAAACTGGGAAAAGAACTAGCTGATTTGCATTTGCTTCACTCAAACATGTTGGATAAAACAATTTCAAGTTGCCCGATAAATGGAAATAACAAAGTTGAAAAACTAAAGTATGAACCTGCCCGTTCCGCAGGCGGGGATGGAAAAGTTTGGATAAACAAGGAACAGTATTTCACCGGAGTTAAACCCGAAGTTTGGGAATATCAAATAGGTGGTTATCAGGTTTGTGAGAAATGGCTTAAGGACAGAAAAGAAAGAACTCTTAATCTTGATGAAATTCAGACTTACTGTAAAATTGTTACTGCACTTTCAAAAACAATTGAACTGCAAAACGAAATTGACCAATATTATAAAGATGTTGAAAATACGATTTGA
- a CDS encoding DEAD/DEAH box helicase, whose protein sequence is MLKKITSKLKALFGSNTKSVIAPANISTKESKSLPHEHKPYLHEKASGTHLPRKQFKKETREEYRLRHEKLEQKQQFNKKPLQIIPSEPWDDIVFKVPVVDGKTRFHDLDMSKEILHAVFDLGFQYCTKVQAETLPKSLVGDDVTAQAQTGTGKTAAFLITIFDHILKNPLEKKSRHGTPRALILAPTRELVLQIEKDAHGLGMYVPCSILSLLGGIDYMKQQNVLRNETCDILICTPGRLIDFMKKRLVDLSKVEILIIDEADRMLDMGFIPSVKQIVINTPQKAKRQTMFFSATLTGDVKRLAESWTRQAFEVTIEPEEVAVQSIEQITYITTVAEKPTLLYNLIMQKNLERVLVFVNRKDHARRLKETFEMYGISCALLSGDVEQTQRIKRLEKFRDGKVRVLVATDVASRGIHVEAISHVINYNMPQDVEEYVHRIGRTGRAGATGISINFADEEDSHELHKLEEFLNKKISCIFPEDSLLIPIPEMYRKIIPQKYQKRKFKK, encoded by the coding sequence TTGCTTAAAAAAATCACTTCAAAACTCAAAGCCTTGTTCGGCAGCAATACAAAATCAGTTATTGCACCAGCAAATATTTCAACCAAAGAATCTAAATCTTTACCACACGAGCATAAACCATATTTGCACGAAAAAGCCAGCGGGACGCACCTTCCAAGGAAACAGTTTAAGAAAGAAACACGTGAAGAATATCGTTTGCGACATGAAAAGCTTGAACAAAAGCAGCAGTTCAATAAAAAACCACTGCAAATAATTCCTTCAGAACCATGGGATGATATTGTCTTCAAAGTACCGGTTGTTGATGGCAAGACACGCTTCCATGATCTTGATATGTCCAAAGAAATTCTTCATGCTGTATTTGATCTAGGATTTCAATATTGCACAAAAGTTCAAGCCGAAACTCTCCCCAAGTCGCTTGTTGGTGATGATGTTACAGCTCAAGCACAAACAGGTACCGGAAAAACTGCTGCATTTCTAATTACTATTTTCGATCATATTCTCAAAAATCCATTAGAAAAAAAATCCAGGCATGGCACACCGCGCGCACTCATCCTTGCACCAACCCGTGAACTTGTTTTACAAATTGAGAAAGATGCACACGGACTTGGGATGTATGTTCCTTGTTCAATTCTATCTTTGCTTGGTGGTATCGATTATATGAAGCAACAAAATGTTCTGCGCAATGAAACTTGTGATATTCTTATCTGTACACCGGGACGCTTAATTGATTTTATGAAAAAGAGACTTGTAGACTTAAGTAAAGTGGAAATTCTTATAATAGATGAAGCGGATAGAATGCTTGACATGGGATTTATTCCTTCTGTTAAACAGATTGTTATTAACACACCTCAGAAAGCAAAAAGACAGACAATGTTTTTTAGCGCAACCTTAACTGGTGATGTAAAGCGACTGGCAGAATCATGGACCCGGCAAGCATTTGAAGTAACGATAGAACCAGAGGAAGTTGCTGTTCAAAGTATTGAACAGATTACTTATATAACTACCGTTGCCGAAAAACCCACACTATTGTATAATCTTATCATGCAAAAAAATCTTGAACGTGTTTTGGTTTTTGTAAATAGAAAAGATCACGCAAGACGATTAAAAGAAACTTTTGAAATGTATGGAATCAGTTGTGCTTTACTTTCTGGAGATGTTGAACAGACCCAAAGAATTAAGCGATTAGAGAAATTTCGGGATGGTAAAGTGCGCGTGCTTGTAGCAACCGATGTTGCTTCACGCGGAATTCACGTAGAGGCAATTTCGCATGTTATAAATTATAATATGCCTCAGGATGTAGAGGAGTATGTGCATCGCATTGGTCGCACAGGACGCGCTGGTGCGACAGGTATTTCTATAAATTTTGCAGACGAAGAAGATTCTCACGAATTGCATAAACTGGAAGAATTTCTCAATAAAAAAATCTCCTGTATCTTTCCGGAAGATAGCTTACTTATACCAATTCCAGAAATGTATCGGAAAATAATTCCGCAAAAATATCAAAAAAGAAAGTTTAAAAAATGA